AACACTGCGAAAATGATAGAGCTGGGAACACCAAATTGACAGTCACAATGACGCCATAAAGCAAATACCGGCGGTCACGTACGCGAGTGCAGTTGCATCGAAAGCCCCCCAACAGAGACGCGACACCCTCCACTCAGTGGTGGTCTCGTCAAGTAACGAGACGGAGACTGGCGAGGCCATCCTTAGTAGGATAAGGGAGGCTGTCGATGCAAAAGAGGGATGGGTGAAGGTGGGAGAGAGTCCGTAAGGCCAAGGACCGTAAGGTTATTATGGGGTTTGGCACAAAACAGAACGGGACAAAGTAAAAGACCGACTAAGTAGGAGAACGGCCGACCTCGTCGTCGAGGACATTCGAAACAAAGATCCGCTTTGGTTCTGAAGAATGTCCTCACCATAAACTCGGATGAGGATGTGTGGGGGCTCTTCGGAACCAGAACAAGGAGCTGTTTCGTGGCCTCGGCGCGGAGGACGACCGTATCGAAGTTCGATTAGGAAGAAGCTGAGGAATCCTCATTTGAATCACGTGGTGATCGGCACCTCCCCAGTGATATGGCGTAAGGCGATAGACCTGGGAGTTTGCACATTGACCTGCAGCGGGTAAGAGTTGAAGACCAGACGCCGCTGGTTCAGTGCACCGCTGCCTTGGCTACGGGCATGGCAGACGCTTCTGGTAAGGAGCCGGCGGATGTCTGCAGCCACTGTGGGGGGTCCCCATCTAAGAGCGGAATGTGCGGATTGGCTGTCAGGAGTGCAACCGAGATGCAGGAACTGCGTTAGACAGGGACTTGAAGATGCCGAGCACAACGTGTTCAACGAGGACTGTCCCGTTAGGAAGAGAAGTGGGATTTACTGGCACGGTCGGCCGTAGCATACTGCTAAGGGCAGCCAGGCAAACCATCAGTACGGCTTTATACAGGCGAACCTCCAAAGAAAGAAGCTTGCAACCGAGGAGCTTTTAATCGAAGCCGATAAGCGCAGGATAACGGCCGCGCTACTTCAGGAGCCCTATGTAGGAGGGGCTAGGGTCATGAGGAACTACGGGGGCGTGCGCGTCTTCCAGGGCGCTACAAGAGACGGAAGCGTCAACAAAGCGGCAATTGTTGTCTTTGACTCCACAGTTGACGtcatccagtacccaaaactcaCCACCAACAACATCACGGTGGTAGGTCTCCGGACTAGCGCCTGGGAGGTCGCGCTCGTCTCCTACTACTTCGAGCCCGATCAGCCCATAGAACCCTACATAGAGCATCTGAGGTGGATTGAAAGGAAGCTCGGAACGGGGAGGCTTATCTTTGGAGGGGATGCCAACGCAAAGAGCCCTTGGTGGGGCAGTACTACGGTAGACCACAGGGGGGACAGTTTTTCCGGGACTCTAGAAGAGCTTGGCCTCAATGTGCTCAATAACGGGAAAACTCCAACTTTCGACACAATCAGGGGAGGGAAGCGTTACAGCAGCCACGTGGATGTTACAGCGTGCTCCACAAACCTGCTGAATCTGGTGGACGACTGGAAGGTTGAAGAAGGGCTAACAAGCTCCGACCACAACGGCATAACCTTTAAACTTTCATTGAAACCAAGTAGAGGCACTACAATAAACAGGACCACAAGAATATTcaacacaaagaaagcaaattgGGCTGAATTTCATGAGAAATTCAGCCAATTTACAACAGAACAAAAATTGACCATAGAAGAAATAGCCAAAATTAAAAACACCAACGAATTAGATAGAGCAATAGAAAAATACACAGAAATAATAGACAAAACTTGTAGCATAACGATCCCAAAGAAAAAGACCAAGGAAAAAATTTCTATGCCGTGGTGGTCCGAGAGGTTAGCGGAGATGAAGAAGGAGGTCACCACCAGACGACGCAGAATAAAATGGGCAGCGCCAGTACGACGTGCGAAAGTTGTCGAGGAGTACCTCCAGCACAAAGAGCGGTATGAGGCCGAGGCGGCTAAAGCTCAGATAGACTCCTGGAAGGACTTTTGTCAGAAGCAGGACAGGGAAGGGGTGTGGGAGGGGATCTACCGGGTTATCGGTAGAACGAAGCGAAGGGAGGAGGACTCACCCCTGGAGCGAGACGGGAAGGTGTTGGATGCGAAGGGCTCCGTGAGATTGTTGGCGGAAACGCTCTACCCGGAAGATCCTACAGAGAACGACACCCCCCGTCACCGCCAGACCAGGAGGGAGGCCGAAGTGGTGAACGTGGGTGAGCATGATGGTACATGCGAGCCACCGTTCACCATGACGGAGCTCATGTATGCCACAGAGTCCTTCAACCCCAAAAAAGGCCCCAGGAGGGGATGGCCTCACAGCTGATATCTGTTCCCACGCCATAAAATCCAACCCTGACCTGTTTCTATCAATTATAAACAAGTGCCAGGAGTTAAGTCACTTCCCAGGAGCCTGGAAGGAAGCGGTTGTCGTCATCTTAAGAAAGCCGGGCAAGGAGGACTATACCCACCCGAAGTCATATAGACCGATCGGCTTACTCCCCATGCTCGGAAAAATCTATGAGAAGATGACGATGGCCCGCCTTAAACACCACTTAATTCCAAGATTGAGCACACGCCAGTTCGGGTTTATGCCACAGAGAAGCACCGAGGACTCCCTCTATATCCTAATGCAACATATCAAGAGCAAACTTAACGAAAAGAAAATAGTTACACTTATCTCACTTGATATAGAGGGAGCCTTCGACAGCGCCTGGTGGCCGGCTATTAGGACCCGTCTGGCCGAGGAGAAGTGCCCGATCGTACTGAGGAAGGTCGTCGATAGCTACCTCTGTGACCGCAAAGTCAAGGTACGCTTTGCCGGCGAAGAGTGCAACAAGACCACGACCAAAGGGTGCGTCCAGGGATCAATAGGCGGGCCAGTCCTCTGGAACCTTATACTGGACCCGTTGTTGAGGACCTTGGGGGATTCGGGTGCCTACTGCCAGGCCTTTGCAGATGACGTGGTGATCGTGTGCGATGGAGAGAGGGCCACAGAGATCGAAAGAGAAGCTAACGCGATTCTCGAGCTTGTTCGGGCGTGGGGGGTTGACAACAAATTGAAATTTGCGCCACACAAGACCATGGCCATGGTTATAACCAAAAAGCTAAAATACGACACCCCACGCCTGACCATGGGCGGGACCGCGATAAAGATGGTCAACGAGATCAAGATCCTTGGCGTTACGATCGACGCAGGACTGACCTTCAACGCGCACGTAGCCAATGTCTGTAGAAAGGCAATAAACATACATAAGCAACTCGCGAAGGCAGCAAAAACGAGCTGGGGACTCCACCCGGAGGTAATCCGTGTAATATATGTGGCTACTGTTGAGCCTATTATTTTGTACGCCGCCAGTGTGTGGGCGCCTGCGGTCAGTAAACTGTGCGTCATGCGTCAGCTGGCAACTGTGCAACGTGGGATTGCGCAGAAGCTTTGCAAGGCGTACCGCACGGTTTCACTGAACGCTGCGCTAGTGTTGGCAGGTATACTCCCTCTCGACCTCCGAGTCCGTGAGGCGGCCTTGCTCTACGAGGCCAAGAGGGGGATACCTCAACCAATACTGGGGGGATGGGAAGTGGAACGGATGGCCTCGGCCTTGGAGGCCCCGCATCCTGCCGATCGCAGCGAACTGAAGCTAGTGGGCTTGGCGAACCGGGAGGAGTGGATGCAAACAGTAACTTTGCTGTTCGTATCTTTACAGACGGAAGCAAGATTGAGGGCAAGGTGGGCGCCGCGCTATCCATATGGAATGGTGAGTCAGAAACCAAAACCCTCAAGCTTGCTCTTCCGTCCTTCTGCACGGTTTACCAGGCTGAACTCCTTGCGCTCAGCAGGGCGACGGGGGTGATCCTTGGGCAAAAGGCGGCAACGTTTGGGATCTACAGCGATTCTATGGCGGCCCTTTTGACCATCAAGAACCACGGCTGTCTTCATCCCCTGGCAGTGGAAGCCAGAAGCAATCTGGCAGCATTGTCCCGCCAGGGCAAAGTTGTCAGGTTATTTTGGATTAAGGCCCACGTGGGGCTAGAGGGGAACGAGAGAGCCGATGGTTTGGCAAAGGAGGCCGCCCTAAAGTCTAAGCGGAAGCCGGATTATGACCTGTGCCCTGTCTCATTCGTCAGGCGATCAATACGATTGGCTACGCTTGACGAGTGGAACCGGAGGTACATGTCCGGTGAAACCGCAGCTGTAACAAagcttttcttccccaacgcaGTGGCGGCGTACAGAATAGTCAGGAAGCTCGAAACGACGAATATACGCACGCAGTTCATGACGGGACACGGCGGGGTTTCCGAGTATCTGGAGAGATTCAGGTGCAAGGACAACCCGTCGTGTATTTGTGACCCAAACGCCAGAGAAACGGTGCCACATGTCTTATTGGAGTGCCCAGTCTTTGATCAGGAACGAGTGCAGCTTGAAATAGAGATAGGTACAAAATTggaaaaacataatataaaggATTTAATGTCAGGCAAACATAGGGACAGGTTTTTGCAGTACTGTGAGCTAATCACAAGAAAGGTAATAGTAAGAAATAAAACGTAGTACTAAAACTATGCTTTTAATATATCATGAGCATATAGCTAATAAGCAtaggttaaaaatagttttaatgtaaaatagTTGAGCGAACAGATTAACCAATAAAATGTATtgtagaaattaaataataaagtcccTAGAATATAAGCGTAAATGTAAACCTAGATGTAAGAAACGAGAAATCCTGATATTTAGTcgataagaaaataataaatattgtcttGCTGTTATTAATTTCCCCTAAAAAgcatgttgaaaaaaaaaaggtataggTGTAGTATAGGCGGGAGTCCCACCCGTAAAATAAAGAGAAGAAGtgaagaatgaaagaaagaaatagtatGTAGAATGAAAGTGCGAGAGGAATAATTGCGAGAACTGGTATGTATGACAATTAGCTGATAAGGGCCTCGAGGCATGTCGAGGGCAGAAgtgtaggaaaaaaaaaaaaaaaaaaaaaaaaaaaaaaaaaaaaaaaaaaaaaaaaaaaaaaaaacctaacttgTCTTAACCTAACAATTtggaacctaacctaacctaacctaacaattTGGAACCTAAGTTATCAAAACCTAATAATTTATAACCTAACTTATCTACACTAACAATTTGGAACGTAACTTGTCTTAACCTAACAAATTGGAACCTAAGTAAACTAAACCTAATACTTCGGAACCTAACTTGTCAAAACATAACAAATTGAAGAATAACATTTTCGTGTCAGCCCCTAACCTCACTAACCGCACACTCTCtttctctcacacacacacacacacacacacacacagttttttttttttttttttttttttgttcattccGCTTTAGTTTTGTTAAATTGTATTGGTGTTTACcttaattttactttaagttCCACTTCGCGTCTACTAGGTATTGCAGATATGTATGATAATCTTTTAAATAGCATAGTGTACTCCAAggccccaagatacaggctctgcctagtttggggtctgcCAGATATTACTTTGTATGTTGCTGATGTGtatgatttttggaaataaattatattattattattatattttaaaacctGAAGTTTAGAAACCTAATGTTTTCAAACCTAACAAGTTGTAACCTAATTTGTCTAAACCTACTCGTAACAATATGGAACCTAACTTTTTGAACCTAACAAATTCATAACAAACTACTTATTTGAAGCCTAACAATTGGAAACTTGATTTTATGCGGACGCCACGGGATCGCGAACATTTCACCGCGACGCCGCAGGCCAGCCCGGGATGGGCTCCCTCTCTGCGCCCCAAGATGGTATTGGGGCGCTGCGCCCCTAGGATTTTAGGGGCGCTCGTCCAGGACGGCACGTGCAATGCGGGTCCGGGATTCCTCGCCCTCGCCCACTGTGCCGCCACGTCGCGTCTGTCGTGTCAAGTCGGTCAATGTCCTCTCATGTAAGTCAGCCAGTTATGTCCTCTCATGTCGCGTCGTCGTGTCCGGACGACCGCAAACCTTACCAGGCTTGGGCCGCCCAAGAGCTCCCCCTTACCTTTCCCTGTCTAATGAGAACAGGTACTCAGCTCGGGTTCGCCCCCCTCAGACGGCGGCCACAGCCCTCAAAAGGGCTGCGCCGCCCCGGCATCATTGGGCTTGCGCCCTCCGCCCGATAGCAGTGGCGAGCCGCTCGCCACTCGCTGGTAGCCAGTGGCGGGCCGCTCGCCGCTCGCCGGTAGCCAGTGGCGAGCCGCTCGCCGTTTTTCACTGTTCACCTTACTACTAATTGTTAACAAATAAAGTGAATAAAGTTTACCCAAACATCCCCTCCCCTGTAAATAGAATTAAGAAAAGAATAAAAGACGAGGTATGACACAGAGGACAGCTCATAAGATAGAAGTATGAAATAGAGAAAGGAATGTAAGGAAATAACCAAAAGTAtgtataaatagtttaagataAGATAGAATATTTGAAGCCTAACAATTGGAAACTTGATTTTTTGAACAGAAAATTTGCAACAACtttttgaaacaaaacaaattgaaaaCTTCCAATTTCCAACGTGACTTTTAGAAACCTAACGTTtataaacctgttttttttttaatgtttggaGTGGCTTGTTTGAACAATAACCTAACAATTTTAAACTTAACATTTCCAGTTCCTGgctttaaaaagaaaaaacggaacccttataggattactttgttgtccgtccgtccgtccctcAGTCCGTCGGTCTGGCAATCTCGGGAACGCATAACTTTattgatttgaaattaaaactacatactaaaaaaaaaaaaaaaaaaaaaaaaaaaaaaaaaaaaaaaaaaaaaaaaaaaactccgacTCGCATCTCTGTTTTCGAAATGCATGCGCCAAAGAACtatccggtgaaattactggcacttgtggtatcccatcttaggcctctaggttggcaacgcatttgcaatccccctggtgttgcaggtgtctatgggcggtggtaacttaccatcaggagacccacttgctcgtttgccatcgtcgaataaaaaaaaaaaaaaaaaaaaaaacttgaaatttaacgagctttacggtgaaagattATATTAGATTATATTAgattgaggaaacctgcacaaacctgcgaagcaattcaatggtatacGTGAAGATCCCAaaacgcactgggcccgcgtgggaactacggcccaagccctttcgtTTTGAGAAGGAagtctatgcccagcagtgggacgtgtgtgggctgggatgatgatgatgatgactcaaaTCTACGGTCCCATGAAGCtgcaaaaaatcaaatttcttaGTTAACGTAAACAACGGATACGGCCGTTTCaaaatttaatagttatttgtgcaacaagagagcaaagttggtTTTTGTTGCGaatgttgattttgaatcccgagtaagcgaaggattctataatggaatcacgagcgtcagcgagtgattctaggttagaatcctgagagggattcaaatacacgagatgcaaaaaaactttggtctcgtgtgacacatacaatttttcacctgaGCACCCTGCATCACCTGCTAAACTTTCGCGAAATATCATCAAGATAccttatttgtaattatatttgcGCTTCAATGCATTACtcacattttatttcttatccGGTATGCCgtaaaaaagttgttttatcCCATAGCACCAAATTATTATATAGGTTTAGTTAAGTAAATGTCAATACTACATACctaattcaaataataaaaatacacgtaAGAGCGAATACGTAAACGACTCCTCGTTATTAAATGTGTTAAAACTATTTACTAGAATTTGACTAACAATACTGAACGCGAATATACGTTTAATGCTAACTTATAAGAGTCGTAATGGCCGATATGGTAACAAGTGTCATAAAAAATGTCATAGTGGAAACAGAAAACAGTACACTATTTTGcccataaacataatatttagtaatattatgtttatgattTAGCCTTGCTTCTACGCTGCATGTGAGCGTTGAGCCTGTGTCCGTGTGacacatataataatatgatttcaTACAGAATACGCctttcatataaaataataaatatacatattttatgttaCAAGGCTTTCTCAAAACATATCATGAATATCAGATTtggctataaatataaaccaatattcatattaatttacTTCTGGCTTTAAAATTCACTCTAACTGAATGATCAGTGAATACtttactcataataatataatataattaattatatttgtgaATTCGACCGATGTGAAGGCTTGACCCGGTACAGTACCAGTTGCCAATTTTCATAGTTAAGGTCAACGGAAAATAttcttttcacctcagcacctcaaacaggcaggttttgctatgagaaatcagtgagcaaaatcgcaaattcatatttaaaggtttaacaacatttataataatttatacgtttattgttcaacctttttcatgaccCCTAGATAAGGCTTtatgcagtattaaaaaaaatgtgtgacaCTAGTACAATAAGttctttcaaatttaaaatgcatgttatgagtattagatttgtattgtatctactgtacacttttttatggttataaatgtgattattatatttgtttcttattaatcgaattctatttaaaaactatgtgtttgtttattaaataggtaggtatatgtggttttattcttgttacatttaaattatgttctcgctgctgaggtgataaattgtatgtgtcacacgagaccaaagtttttttgcatctcgtgtatttgaatcccttgctgttctcaggattctaacctagaatcactcgctgacgctcgtgattccattatagaatccttcgcttactcgggattcaaaatcaacattCGCAACAAAAaccaactttgctctcttgttgcacaaataactattaaattttGAAACGGCCGTATCCGTTGTTTACGTTAACtaagaaatttgatttttttgcagCTTCATGGGACCGTAGAtttgagtcatcatcatcatcatcccagcccacacacgtcccactgctgggcatagactTCCTTCTCAAAacgaaagggcttgggccgtagttcccacgcgggcccagtgcgtattgggatcTTCACgtataccattgaattgcttcgcaggtttgtgcaggtttcctcaagatatttcaccgtaaagctcgttaaatttcaaatttttatttttatttttttattcgacgatggcaaacgagcaagtgggtctcctgatggtaagttaccaccgcccatagacacctgcaacaccagggggattgcaaatgcgttgccaacctagaggcctaagatgggataccacaagtgccagtaatttcaccggataGTTCTTTGGCGCATGCATTTCGAAAACAGAGATGCGAgtcggagtttgaacccacggtcctctgcttgagaattCATAGGTCaacacggcttttttttttttttttaaagccagGAACTGGAAATGTTAAGTTTAAAATTGTTAGGTTATTGCTCAAACAAGCCACTCCAGCCAACGGGCCTTTGGGCCCTAAGAGGGCGGCGTCGggccttcgggccgatgccTTTTTGAGGGGGGCGAGCCCAAGCTGAGTACCTGTCTTCATTAGACAGGGAAAGGTGAGGGTGAGCCCTATCGGGCGGAGGGCGCAAGCCCAATGATGCCGGGGCGGCGCAGCCCTTTTGAGGGCTGTGGCCGCCGTCTGAGGGGGGCGAACCCGAGCTGAGTACCTGTTCTCATTAGACAGGGAAAGGTAAGGGGGAGCCCTTGGGCGGCCCAAGCCTGGTAAGGTTTGTGGTCGTCCGGACACGACGACGCGACATGAGAGGACATAACTGACTGACTTACATGAGAGGACATTGACCGACTTGACACGA
This Choristoneura fumiferana chromosome 12, NRCan_CFum_1, whole genome shotgun sequence DNA region includes the following protein-coding sequences:
- the LOC141433742 gene encoding LOW QUALITY PROTEIN: uncharacterized protein (The sequence of the model RefSeq protein was modified relative to this genomic sequence to represent the inferred CDS: inserted 1 base in 1 codon); the encoded protein is MTMARLKHHLIPRLSTRQFGFMPQRSTEDSLYILMQHIKSKLNEKKIVTLISLDIEGAFDSAWWPAIRTRLAEEKCPIVLRKVVDSYLCDRKVKVRFAGEECNKTTTKGCVQGSIGGPVLWNLILDPLLRTLGDSGAYCQAFADDVVIVCDGERATEIEREANAILELVRAWGVDNKLKFAPHKTMAMVITKKLKYDTPRLTMGGTAIKMVNEIKILGVTIDAGLTFNAHVANVCRKAINIHKQLAKAAKTSWGLHPEVIRVIYVATVEPIILYAASVWAPAVSKLCVMRQLATVQRGIAQKLCKAYRTVSLNAALVLAGILPLDLRVREAALLYEAKRGIPQPILGGWEVERMASALEAPHPADRSELKLVGLANREXVDANSNFAVRIFTDGSKIEGKVGAALSIWNGESETKTLKLALPSFCTVYQAELLALSRATGVILGQKAATFGIYSDSMAALLTIKNHGCLHPLAVEARSNLAALSRQGKVVRLFWIKAHVGLEGNERADGLAKEAALKSKRKPDYDLCPVSFVRRSIRLATLDEWNRRYMSGETAAVTKLFFPNAVAAYRIVRKLETTNIRTQFMTGHGGVSEYLERFRCKDNPSCICDPNARETVPHVLLECPVFDQERVQLEIEIGTKLEKHNIKDLMSGKHRDRFLQYCELITRKACASGSSPALGGSPRAPPAAPRPRAPPHPASPARPHASASATRLRSRSGGARNGRGVGAAAGAGAGAGAGAGAGVRAGGAGEQLSRPDSKSVSPHSLRSWTRVDVVAGVADSAEVAGAVRELRRAARALGDRLQELHGHAAAGRWEAGEARALATALGALQCSLRAAAPGRAPAAPRARSEQRAAHCSRGVLQSRRWRTRCACRTRACCWRPPPPPPAAPALHAHAPPGALRSKSELELSRRLSESLDMQERLAADNAALDGKRYVLYKELMCKEQRLETARAQAARLRAEMKLLAGDNARLAQVAAQARQADSADAQEQQLRALEEELRALRRDMAETKGSACRGGGGKNTCFEQPPGMPPMPPMQRVVSDPPPPRGDVTASPKGSHHRPNRRKHATFVFNYFIF